The following proteins are encoded in a genomic region of Streptomyces collinus Tu 365:
- a CDS encoding CDP-glycerol glycerophosphotransferase family protein, with product MISTAIRVARVGSAAELAAAALMILGFPVLMLAALVPSVPAFAAAAAVTYLADHYLHRRNSYLINRLSKVRAGLSIRFLIRQLLLILLLARLSLADDLIFYGAVACFIAFYGLQAPHGALVTLIRNRRRMPVATRNIDLKSRIRIPDAPPRVLLHRSAEKILHLDLFAVVGILVSAALDDSAVGFGGIGLTIALGCLYVVGLVPYVRGAKTPPRTEAVLAAVDDWLAAYRPETVLYFSGSRDSAYQVNMWLETMEQLDTRPLIILRERGILNNLAPTTVPVVCVPGGVHLMNMDLSTVRVALYAANVGKNIHLLRVPTMKHVFIGHGDSDKLASVNPYSKVYDEVWTAGRAGRDRYAIADVGVRDDDIVEVGRPQLAPIQSWQGVPDGRVPTVLYAPTWEGWDGNPGNTSIVLAGENIVKKLVTADPPVRVLYKPHPFTGTVSAEAGAAHRRITALIEKAAAERAADARFTADTAAQTAAGAELDRVQARLAELAAAAGDKGDEAEATRDGIVDVQRHEEIARLRAEWNDAYWRSFPSYEHRVITGAQPRLYDCFNVSDGMVSDISSVVSDFIASGKPYAVTDSAELGVEEFKRQNTAVRAATILSNSAAELGALLDAVRDPSADPLAEDRGELKRYLLGPDEPASIDQFNAAVAHLAMKADARNVGQESRTGAANADPAEAAELTSALPGQRGASAAETDGVAAGETDGVAAG from the coding sequence GTGATATCCACCGCTATTCGCGTCGCCCGGGTGGGCAGCGCGGCCGAGCTGGCCGCGGCGGCCCTCATGATCCTGGGCTTCCCGGTGCTCATGCTGGCCGCGCTCGTCCCGAGCGTTCCCGCCTTCGCGGCCGCGGCCGCCGTGACGTACCTGGCGGACCACTATCTCCACCGCAGGAACAGCTACCTGATCAACCGCCTCAGCAAGGTCCGGGCGGGCCTGTCGATCCGGTTCCTGATCCGGCAGCTGCTGCTGATCCTGCTGCTGGCCCGGTTGTCCCTCGCGGACGACCTGATCTTCTACGGCGCGGTCGCCTGCTTCATCGCCTTCTACGGGCTCCAGGCCCCGCACGGCGCCCTGGTCACCCTGATCCGCAACCGCCGCCGGATGCCGGTCGCCACCCGCAACATCGACCTCAAGTCGCGCATCCGCATCCCGGACGCCCCGCCGCGCGTGCTGCTGCACCGCTCCGCGGAGAAGATCCTGCACCTCGACCTGTTCGCGGTCGTCGGCATCCTCGTCTCGGCGGCGCTCGACGACTCCGCCGTCGGGTTCGGGGGCATCGGCCTCACCATCGCCCTGGGCTGCCTGTACGTCGTCGGGCTCGTGCCGTACGTGCGCGGCGCGAAGACCCCGCCGAGGACCGAGGCGGTGCTCGCCGCCGTCGACGACTGGCTGGCCGCCTACCGGCCGGAGACGGTCCTGTACTTCTCCGGCTCCAGGGACTCCGCGTACCAGGTCAACATGTGGCTGGAGACGATGGAGCAGCTGGACACCCGGCCGCTGATCATCCTGCGCGAGCGCGGCATCCTGAACAACCTCGCGCCCACCACGGTCCCCGTCGTCTGCGTGCCCGGAGGGGTGCACCTGATGAACATGGACCTCTCGACCGTGCGTGTCGCCCTGTACGCGGCCAACGTCGGCAAGAACATCCACCTGCTGCGCGTGCCCACCATGAAGCACGTCTTCATCGGCCACGGCGACAGCGACAAGCTGGCCAGCGTCAACCCGTACAGCAAGGTGTACGACGAGGTGTGGACCGCGGGCCGCGCGGGCCGCGACCGCTACGCCATCGCCGACGTCGGCGTCCGCGACGACGACATCGTTGAGGTCGGCCGGCCGCAGCTCGCCCCCATCCAGAGCTGGCAGGGCGTGCCCGACGGACGCGTCCCGACCGTGCTCTACGCGCCGACCTGGGAGGGCTGGGACGGCAACCCCGGCAACACCTCGATCGTGCTGGCCGGCGAGAACATCGTGAAGAAGCTGGTCACGGCCGACCCGCCGGTCCGCGTCCTGTACAAGCCGCACCCCTTCACCGGCACCGTCAGCGCCGAGGCCGGCGCCGCGCACCGGCGCATCACCGCCCTCATCGAGAAGGCGGCCGCCGAGCGCGCCGCCGACGCCCGCTTCACCGCCGACACCGCCGCCCAGACCGCGGCCGGGGCGGAGCTCGACCGCGTCCAGGCCCGGCTCGCCGAGCTGGCCGCGGCCGCCGGGGACAAGGGCGACGAGGCCGAGGCCACCCGTGACGGGATCGTCGACGTCCAGCGGCACGAGGAGATCGCCCGGCTGCGCGCCGAGTGGAACGACGCCTACTGGCGCTCCTTCCCCTCGTACGAGCACCGGGTGATCACAGGCGCCCAGCCCCGCCTGTACGACTGCTTCAACGTCTCGGACGGCATGGTCTCCGACATCTCCTCCGTGGTCTCGGATTTCATCGCGAGCGGTAAGCCGTACGCGGTCACCGACTCCGCCGAACTCGGCGTGGAGGAGTTCAAGCGGCAGAACACCGCGGTCCGCGCCGCGACCATCCTGTCCAACAGCGCCGCCGAGCTGGGCGCGCTGCTGGACGCCGTGCGCGACCCGTCCGCCGATCCGCTGGCGGAGGACCGCGGCGAGCTGAAGCGCTACCTGCTGGGCCCGGACGAGCCGGCCTCGATCGACCAGTTCAACGCCGCGGTGGCCCACCTGGCCATGAAGGCCGATGCCCGCAACGTGGGCCAGGAGTCCCGGACGGGCGCGGCCAACGCCGACCCCGCCGAGGCGGCCGAGCTGACCAGCGCGCTGCCGGGCCAGCGGGGCGCGTCCGCCGCTGAGACGGACGGCGTGGCCGCCGGTGAGACGGACGGCGTGGCCGCCGGCTGA
- a CDS encoding bifunctional cytidylyltransferase/SDR family oxidoreductase has translation MSEHIAQPRTTAVILAGGTGQRVGLSIPKQLLKIAGKAVIEHTLTTFENADSIDDIIVLMAPGYVPDIEKIVARAGFTKVKKIIEGGSTRNETTERAISALGEGLAEGEDLNVLFHDAVRPLLSQRVIDDCVTALERYQAVDVAIPSADTIIVTRTHGEDGEFITEIPDRSRLRRGQTPQAFKLSTVRRAYEVAAGDPNFQATDDCSVVLKYLPDVPIHVVAGDEYNMKVTQPVDVFIADKLFQLASTAAPEQNGDEDYRELLTGKTVVVFGGSYGIGKDIAELAGSYGATVYPLGRSTTGTHVENPEEVDDALSKAYAETGRIDYVVNTAGVLRIGKLAETDNATIEEALKVNYLAPVQIARSSYKYLAESKGQLLLYTSSSYTRGRAEYSLYSSTKAAMVNLTQALSDEWAAEGIRVNCINPERTATPMRTKAFGQEPAGSLLSSEAVARTSLDVLLSELTGHVIDVRQQDPTAGAAKASGFEQALASVLDRQDGV, from the coding sequence GTGTCAGAGCACATAGCCCAGCCCCGAACCACCGCAGTGATCCTGGCCGGTGGCACCGGTCAGCGGGTGGGTCTGTCGATCCCCAAGCAGCTGCTGAAGATCGCCGGCAAGGCAGTCATCGAGCACACCCTGACCACCTTCGAGAACGCCGACTCGATCGACGACATCATCGTGCTGATGGCGCCCGGCTACGTGCCCGACATCGAGAAGATCGTCGCCAGGGCCGGGTTCACCAAGGTCAAGAAGATCATCGAGGGCGGCTCGACACGGAACGAGACCACCGAGCGCGCCATCTCGGCCCTCGGTGAGGGACTGGCCGAGGGCGAGGACCTCAACGTCCTCTTCCACGACGCCGTCCGCCCCCTGCTCTCGCAGCGCGTCATCGACGACTGCGTGACCGCGCTGGAGCGCTACCAGGCGGTGGACGTCGCCATCCCGTCCGCGGACACCATCATCGTCACGCGCACGCACGGCGAGGACGGCGAGTTCATCACCGAGATCCCGGACCGCTCCCGGCTGCGCCGCGGCCAGACCCCGCAGGCCTTCAAGCTGTCCACCGTCCGCCGCGCCTACGAGGTGGCCGCCGGCGACCCCAACTTCCAGGCCACGGACGACTGCTCGGTCGTGCTCAAGTACCTGCCGGACGTGCCGATCCACGTCGTCGCGGGTGACGAGTACAACATGAAGGTGACCCAGCCGGTCGACGTCTTCATCGCCGACAAGCTCTTCCAGCTCGCCTCCACCGCGGCGCCCGAGCAGAACGGCGACGAGGACTACCGCGAGCTGCTCACCGGCAAGACCGTCGTGGTCTTCGGCGGGTCGTACGGCATCGGCAAGGACATCGCCGAACTCGCCGGGTCCTACGGCGCCACGGTCTACCCGCTGGGCCGCTCCACCACCGGCACCCACGTGGAGAACCCGGAGGAGGTCGACGACGCGCTGTCCAAGGCGTACGCGGAGACCGGCCGGATCGACTACGTCGTCAACACCGCGGGCGTGCTGCGCATCGGCAAGCTCGCCGAGACCGACAACGCCACCATCGAGGAGGCGCTGAAGGTCAACTACCTGGCGCCGGTGCAGATCGCCCGCTCCTCCTACAAGTACCTGGCCGAGTCCAAGGGCCAGCTGCTGCTCTACACCTCCAGCAGCTACACCCGCGGCCGCGCCGAGTACAGCCTCTACTCCTCCACCAAGGCCGCCATGGTGAACCTCACCCAGGCGCTGTCCGACGAGTGGGCCGCCGAGGGCATCCGGGTCAACTGCATCAACCCCGAGCGCACCGCGACCCCGATGCGCACCAAGGCGTTCGGCCAGGAGCCGGCGGGCTCCCTGCTCTCCTCCGAGGCCGTCGCCCGCACCTCCCTCGACGTGCTGCTGTCGGAGCTGACCGGTCACGTCATCGACGTCCGCCAGCAGGACCCGACGGCCGGCGCCGCCAAGGCCTCCGGCTTCGAGCAGGCCCTCGCTTCCGTCCTGGACCGCCAGGACGGCGTGTAA
- the obgE gene encoding GTPase ObgE has product MTTFVDRVELHVAAGNGGHGCASVHREKFKPLGGPDGGNGGRGGDVILTVDQSVTTLLDYHHSPHRKATNGKPGEGGNRSGKDGQDLVLPVPDGTVVLDKAGNVLADLVGHGTSYVAAQGGRGGLGNAALASARRKAPGFALLGVPGDLQDVVLELKTVADVALVGYPSAGKSSLISVLSAAKPKIADYPFTTLVPNLGVVTAGSTVYTIADVPGLIPGASQGRGLGLEFLRHVERCSVLVHVLDTATLESDRDPVSDLDIIEEELRQYGGLDNRPRIVVLNKVDVPDGKDLAEMVRPDLEARGYRVFEVSAVAHIGLRELTFALGELVANARAAKPKEEATRIVIRPKAVDDTGFTVTREEVGGEPLFRVRGEKPERWVRQTDFNNDEAVGYLADRLNRLGVEEQLMKAGARNGDGVAIGPEENAVVFDWEPTVMAGAEMLGRRGEDHRFDAPRPATQRRRDKQAERDEALNEFGDFDPFQ; this is encoded by the coding sequence ATGACCACCTTCGTGGACCGCGTCGAGCTGCACGTCGCCGCGGGTAACGGAGGCCACGGCTGTGCCTCCGTCCACCGTGAGAAGTTCAAGCCGCTCGGCGGCCCCGACGGCGGCAACGGCGGCCGTGGCGGTGACGTCATCCTGACCGTGGACCAGTCGGTGACCACGCTGCTGGACTACCACCACTCCCCGCACCGCAAGGCCACCAACGGCAAGCCCGGCGAGGGCGGCAACCGCTCCGGCAAGGACGGCCAGGACCTCGTCCTGCCGGTGCCGGACGGCACGGTCGTCCTGGACAAGGCGGGCAACGTGCTCGCCGACCTGGTCGGCCACGGCACCTCGTACGTCGCCGCACAGGGCGGCCGGGGCGGCCTCGGCAACGCGGCGCTGGCGAGCGCCCGCCGCAAGGCGCCCGGTTTCGCGCTGCTCGGCGTGCCCGGCGACCTCCAGGACGTCGTCCTGGAGCTGAAGACCGTCGCCGACGTGGCCCTGGTGGGCTACCCGAGCGCCGGCAAGTCCTCGCTGATCTCCGTGCTCAGCGCGGCCAAGCCGAAGATCGCCGACTACCCGTTCACCACCCTGGTCCCCAACCTGGGCGTGGTGACCGCCGGTTCGACCGTCTACACCATCGCCGACGTGCCCGGTCTGATCCCGGGCGCCAGCCAGGGCCGCGGCCTGGGCCTGGAGTTCCTGCGGCACGTGGAGCGGTGCAGCGTGCTGGTGCACGTGCTGGACACCGCGACCCTGGAGTCCGACCGTGACCCGGTCTCCGACCTCGACATCATCGAGGAGGAGCTGCGCCAGTACGGCGGCCTGGACAACCGGCCCCGGATCGTGGTCCTGAACAAGGTCGACGTGCCGGACGGCAAGGACCTCGCCGAGATGGTCCGCCCCGACCTGGAGGCGCGTGGCTACCGCGTCTTCGAGGTGTCGGCGGTGGCCCACATCGGGCTGCGGGAGCTGACCTTCGCCCTCGGTGAGCTGGTCGCGAACGCGCGTGCCGCCAAGCCCAAGGAGGAGGCGACGCGCATCGTCATCCGGCCCAAGGCCGTGGACGACACGGGCTTCACGGTCACCCGCGAGGAGGTCGGCGGCGAGCCGCTGTTCCGGGTGCGCGGCGAGAAGCCGGAGCGCTGGGTGCGGCAGACCGACTTCAACAACGACGAGGCCGTCGGCTACCTCGCCGACCGCCTGAACCGCCTCGGGGTCGAGGAGCAGCTGATGAAGGCGGGCGCCCGCAACGGCGACGGCGTCGCCATCGGACCCGAGGAGAACGCGGTCGTCTTCGACTGGGAGCCCACCGTCATGGCCGGCGCGGAGATGCTCGGCCGCCGCGGTGAGGACCACCGCTTCGACGCGCCCCGGCCCGCGACCCAGCGCCGGCGCGACAAGCAGGCGGAGCGGGACGAGGCGCTCAACGAGTTCGGCGACTTCGACCCGTTCCAGTAG
- the rpmA gene encoding 50S ribosomal protein L27 has product MAHKKGASSTRNGRDSNAQRLGVKRFGGQVVNAGEILVRQRGTHFHPGAGVGRGGDDTLFALQPGAVEFGTHRGRKVVNIVPVA; this is encoded by the coding sequence ATGGCACACAAGAAGGGCGCATCGTCCACCCGGAACGGTCGCGACTCCAACGCCCAGCGGCTCGGCGTGAAGCGCTTCGGCGGTCAGGTCGTCAACGCGGGTGAGATCCTGGTCCGCCAGCGCGGTACCCACTTCCACCCGGGCGCCGGCGTCGGCCGTGGCGGCGACGACACGCTGTTCGCCCTGCAGCCGGGTGCGGTGGAGTTCGGCACCCACCGCGGCCGCAAGGTCGTGAACATCGTTCCGGTCGCCTGA
- the rplU gene encoding 50S ribosomal protein L21, protein MYAIVRSGGRQHKVAVGDIVEVDKISTAQVGDTVELSTLLVVDGDAVTSDPWVLAGIKVQAEVVDHHKGQKIDILRYKNKTGYRRRQGHRQQYTAIKVTEIPAAAK, encoded by the coding sequence GTGTACGCCATCGTGCGCAGCGGTGGTCGCCAGCACAAGGTTGCTGTCGGCGACATCGTTGAGGTTGACAAGATTTCCACCGCCCAGGTTGGCGACACGGTCGAGCTCTCGACCCTGCTCGTTGTCGACGGCGACGCTGTGACCAGCGACCCGTGGGTGCTGGCCGGCATCAAGGTCCAGGCCGAGGTCGTGGACCACCACAAGGGCCAGAAGATCGACATTCTGCGCTACAAGAACAAGACCGGCTACCGCCGTCGTCAGGGCCACCGCCAGCAGTACACGGCGATCAAGGTCACTGAGATCCCCGCGGCTGCGAAGTAA